CCAGATGGTTGGAGAATTGCTGGTAGCAGCCAGACTGCAGGAGGGGTTGCGCCAGAGCATTGTAGAACGGATGGATGAAGGAACGCTTGAGGCGTATATATACATATTAAAAATAATCATCGACAACAACCTGATTCGGTTCAGTTCAGTGGTGAGAGCGCTCGCCGTATGGACAGGTATTGGAATTGAAGCGGCTAATCAGCGTGTTGCTGCGCAATTAATTACACAAGCGCATCAAGCATTGACTGATTCTGCGGTGCGAGAGGAATGGCAGCAAAGTGCCAATGCAAACCAATTATTCATTAGTCTTTGGGCAACCGCAGTCATCGAAGAGAATGAATTGGAGCGAAAAGTCATCCAAATCATGGATCACGGGCAAGTATATCAGCAGATTGTTGCACAATACGTACTTGCTAACAGTCAGAACAGAGGGCTGCGCTTAAACATGGCACGTCAGTATCTTGAAGTACAGGATCTGGAGTTGCTGCATTGGGTGATTGAGAATTATGATGCCATGTACATGTTTAACTGGAGCTTTGAAAATGGGGAGAATCAACGTAGTGTTCACGTCTGGCCCCTGCCTGTTTTTGGAGATAAAGCCGTGCGTCGTCGTGACTTTGATCTGTTTAAACAAATGCTGGCCTACATTCCGCAGGGAGGGACAGGTGGACCATCCGGTGTTCTTGAATTTGTTCAATATCGGATCGATCCGGATGATGTAGTGAAAAAAATGCTGTACCTTGCTGCGTATGACATGGACCCGGAATGGATTGGCGAGGTCATTGCACTCAAGGACAAACTAAGCCCGGATTTGCGAGGAGAATTGTTGTCCCAATTTGTCCATCATCCCGAGAACGAAGTACAAAGACAGTTTATTTTTGATAGTCTGTCGGATAAGAGCATGAACAATCGTGAGAATGCTCTGCTCAAAGCCAAGCTGCTGACGCTTACGCTCGAAGAGATGCTGCAAATGGAGGCATTGCTCAAACTGAAAACGGGATCTTTGCGTCAGAAGACCATTCAGGTGTTACTGCTTCAGCCAACCGATCAGCTGATGGTATCCCTGAAACGACTTGTACAATCCAAAACTGAATTGCAACGATTGGGTGCGCTGGAACTGTTGACCGAGATCTCCGCAGATTCACAACGCATGGAGCAGCAGGAGCAGATGCAGCCAATCATAGCGTTAATCAAGACACCAACAGCCAAGGAGCAGAAGCTGCTGGACAAGCTTACAGAGCAGAGCAGCAGGTATACGGCGGCTAATGGATTCGGTTTGTATGATCCTTCATGGGAAAATCCATTGCTTCAGGAAGAACGTGATCTCGGCAGCTTCAAGCCGAAGGACATGTTTACCCTTTCCCTGGAAAAAGCGAAGCAGTTTCTTGATGGTTTGGATGCGTTGTTACATGAGCACAGAGACCATGAATATGAGGCAGAATATTATGCCGGTTACAAAGAAACCTTGCTTGTAGGTGCGACATTGCGTGCCATGGTCTTCATTCCTTATGATCAGCGGCAAGATATAGCATTATTGGAGCAGTTCCCTCTCCATAACATATGGGGAGAATATGTTCAGAAGAGTGGTCTGGATAGTAAAGAACTGCTGCAAATTTTGTTTGTGATTCGTTTGGAGGATCTGAACAAGAAGCTGGATAGTTATTACCGTTACTATTCCAACATATACGAATATAGTGAATTGGAGAAACACTGGCTGCTGGAAGGATGGCGCAAGGAATTTGCCGAAGAGGTCTATCCGGTTCAGTATATCCAGGACATGAAAAAGATGGTCAGTGAGCTTCGTTACACAGATCAGGTGAAAACGCTGATTGAGGCCGTTTATGAGGACAGTGATAAGTCAGATACATTTGAAATCGCTGAGCGGACATTGTATGCGTTGATGAAAATGATGCCTGAGGAACAAATGGAAAAGGAATCGGGCATACTTGCTCTCTTGTCTGGTCCATGGTTCTATATTGTCCGGGATCGTGTATATGACGATGAGAGTTTCATGCGATACTTCCAGACGATAAGCCAATTCGACCGATTAAATAAGGAAAGTAACCGAGGCTCCTTCCTCACTCTGGACGATTACCTGCGTGCTTATGAATTGGACTTCATTGATGCACAGGAAGTCTACAAGCAGCTGCTTGTGGGAGATTCTCGTGCCCAGTTTATTCGGGAATTGACATCAAGCCGGTCCGACTGGATTACGGAGAAACCGGTATTGGCAGAACTGCGAAGAACAGTTGTTGAACGAATTTTGGAGATTGAGTTAACCCGAGGAGAGCTCTCAACAGAAGTAAGTACGCTGGCCATGAAGCTTGAACGCATTGAAGGTATGGAGCATTGGGTGCATCTCGTTGCAGCCATGGATCAGGATACCTTTGTCCGTGGATATATCTACAGCTACGGTGACAATACGACACGTAAAGAAACGTTCAGCCATCTGATCCAGGTTTGCCATCCACGTGATGGAGAGGACGAAGTACTGTTGGGACAATTGCTGGCGAAGCATCCCATCCAGGAGAAGAAGCTCCTGGAAGCCGCAATGTACGCACCGCAATGGATGGAGATTGTTGCGAAGCATCTCGGATGGGAAGGACTGCGCAGTGCAGCCTGGTACTTCCATGCTCATATCAATGAACGGTTCACTGCTGAAAAGGAAACCATTGTGGCGCATTATTCTCCAATTTCACCTCAGGACTTTAACGAAGGTGCATTTGATATCGCCTGGTTCGAGGAGGCATATGAAGCCGTCGGTGAGGAACGGTTCAGTCTGTTGTACGATTGTGCCAAATATATCTCCGGGGGAGCCAATCACCGCAGATCACAGTTGTTCGCGGATGCGGCACTTGGGAAACTGAAACTTGAAGATATGCGTCAGTCCGTGGAAGATAAGCGTAATAAAGATCATTTGTTGACCTACAGCCTGATTCCATTTGCAGAAGAACGGGAACAGGACCTGCGTGAGCGGTACGACTTCATTCAGAAGTTTCTGATGCAGAGCAAACAGTTTGGTGCACAGCGCCGTGCCAGTGAAGGTCTGGTATCCCAGATAGCGCTGGGCAACCTTGCCCGTAATGCAGGATATGCCGATGTTACCCGGCTGATGTGGGATATGGAAGCTCGCAAGCTGGATGAGATGAAATCCTATTTTGAGCCGCATGAACTGGATGAGGCTACTACAGCCCAATTGGTCATTGATGAAGAAGGCCAGCCGGAACTACTCATCGTAAGCAAAGGCAAAACACTCAAATCTGTACCTGCTCGGTTCAAGAAAGATGGATACATCACCGAATTGAAGGAATTAAAAACAGATCTGGTTGATCAGTATCGCCGGGCAAGACAGGAATTGGAGCGTTCCATGACGGCAGGAACATCCTTTACGAGTGAGGAAGTTTCAAGTCTACTGCAGAATCCGGTTCTTCGTCCACTGGTTCGCACGCTTGTGTTCCAAGCAGATGACAAGCTTGGAAGATTCGATGTAACGTCCGGTGGGTTGGTTACTCCGGCTTCGGATGATTCGACAAGCACGATACAAACCTTGGCGGCACATGATCGCCTACTGATTGCGCATCCATTGCATCTGTTCCAGAGTGGAAGCTGGAGTGAATTCCAACGGGATCTGTTCAACCGTCAGGAACGTCAGCCATTCAAGCAGGTGTTCCGTGAACTCTATCTTCCAAATGAGGATGAGCTGGCTAATGGAACGGTATCCCGTCGGTATGCAGGTTATCAGATTCAGCCGAAAAAAGCAGTTGCTCTGCTTAAAGGACGTCAATGGACAGTCAGCTATGAGGAAGGACTGCAAAAGGTAAGCTATGAGCATAATCTGATTGCCAATCTCTATGCCATGGCAGACTGGTTCTCACCCGCAGATACAGAAGCGCCTACTCTGGAGACGGTGCAGTTCTATGATCGAAAAACGTATAAACCTGTTGCGTTGAAGGATGTACCGCCGGTCTTCTTCTCGGAAGTCATGCGTGAAATTGATTTGGTGGTTAGCGTTGCACATGTTGGCGGAATAGATCCGGAAGCCAGCTTGACCACGATTGAGATGCGTCATGTGATTGTGAATGAGTCACTGCGTCTGTTGAAGGTCGATAACGTACGTCTCGATGGAAATTACGCTCGAATTGATGGTGAACTGGGCGAGTATGCTGTTCATCTTGGCAGCGGCAATGTGTTCAAACAGGCGACGGGCGCGCTTCATATCGTTCCTGTGCACAGTCAGCATCGAGGCAGAATATTCCTGCCATTCCTTGATGAAGATCCGAGAACGGCT
This window of the Paenibacillus marchantiae genome carries:
- a CDS encoding DUF4132 domain-containing protein — translated: MNQEDKVQQYQQELQEKVKSLKGVEQELAGYVAEMAGFTYLREDEKAYLDAVQQLQGMSAETKTPLFRPLLDVLEQLVSGSFLPRFRYIAERAVNFPYSKHYERRPFRTTDPEQHIGQVLRKMIALFRMEMHGFSLNEYVSMREYKFDYLHEVRAVIPDCIAYELDHETGDMKQALHDIIYGDNQNALLTTEMIKGIFMSDQVDAYQMVGELLVAARLQEGLRQSIVERMDEGTLEAYIYILKIIIDNNLIRFSSVVRALAVWTGIGIEAANQRVAAQLITQAHQALTDSAVREEWQQSANANQLFISLWATAVIEENELERKVIQIMDHGQVYQQIVAQYVLANSQNRGLRLNMARQYLEVQDLELLHWVIENYDAMYMFNWSFENGENQRSVHVWPLPVFGDKAVRRRDFDLFKQMLAYIPQGGTGGPSGVLEFVQYRIDPDDVVKKMLYLAAYDMDPEWIGEVIALKDKLSPDLRGELLSQFVHHPENEVQRQFIFDSLSDKSMNNRENALLKAKLLTLTLEEMLQMEALLKLKTGSLRQKTIQVLLLQPTDQLMVSLKRLVQSKTELQRLGALELLTEISADSQRMEQQEQMQPIIALIKTPTAKEQKLLDKLTEQSSRYTAANGFGLYDPSWENPLLQEERDLGSFKPKDMFTLSLEKAKQFLDGLDALLHEHRDHEYEAEYYAGYKETLLVGATLRAMVFIPYDQRQDIALLEQFPLHNIWGEYVQKSGLDSKELLQILFVIRLEDLNKKLDSYYRYYSNIYEYSELEKHWLLEGWRKEFAEEVYPVQYIQDMKKMVSELRYTDQVKTLIEAVYEDSDKSDTFEIAERTLYALMKMMPEEQMEKESGILALLSGPWFYIVRDRVYDDESFMRYFQTISQFDRLNKESNRGSFLTLDDYLRAYELDFIDAQEVYKQLLVGDSRAQFIRELTSSRSDWITEKPVLAELRRTVVERILEIELTRGELSTEVSTLAMKLERIEGMEHWVHLVAAMDQDTFVRGYIYSYGDNTTRKETFSHLIQVCHPRDGEDEVLLGQLLAKHPIQEKKLLEAAMYAPQWMEIVAKHLGWEGLRSAAWYFHAHINERFTAEKETIVAHYSPISPQDFNEGAFDIAWFEEAYEAVGEERFSLLYDCAKYISGGANHRRSQLFADAALGKLKLEDMRQSVEDKRNKDHLLTYSLIPFAEEREQDLRERYDFIQKFLMQSKQFGAQRRASEGLVSQIALGNLARNAGYADVTRLMWDMEARKLDEMKSYFEPHELDEATTAQLVIDEEGQPELLIVSKGKTLKSVPARFKKDGYITELKELKTDLVDQYRRARQELERSMTAGTSFTSEEVSSLLQNPVLRPLVRTLVFQADDKLGRFDVTSGGLVTPASDDSTSTIQTLAAHDRLLIAHPLHLFQSGSWSEFQRDLFNRQERQPFKQVFRELYLPNEDELANGTVSRRYAGYQIQPKKAVALLKGRQWTVSYEEGLQKVSYEHNLIANLYAMADWFSPADTEAPTLETVQFYDRKTYKPVALKDVPPVFFSEVMREIDLVVSVAHVGGIDPEASLTTIEMRHVIVNESLRLLKVDNVRLDGNYARIDGELGEYAVHLGSGNVFKQATGALHIVPVHSQHRGRIFLPFLDEDPRTAEILSKVMLLAEDKKIKDPQILAQLQH